ATCGCCATCAGTAATGGCAGCGGGATTTCTGCGGTTTTTGCCGACAAATCACAAGTCTAATTTTGCTTCCAAAGTTCTAAATTCTCGTGCATTGTGTTCCCAAAGACAGAGTTACTAAATTCCTGTtggaaaaatttgaaaagaaaagtaaaaattaccatcatagtaccactttaaaacaGCGATGGACTGCTTACTTGCTGTTGATTCACACAATTTTGATGGTCTGTGTTTGTTGTATAATTTGTGAAACCCAAATCTTCTAACATACTGCTAACCTGCCATTTCTCAAAGTCCTTGAAAGGAACAACAGACTTCTCTTTACTATTCACCAAAACCAACATTAGAATTTGTTCTGTTgtgatttcatttgatttgtgcaGGACCCCACAAGTTACTCAGCTTTAAACACTGTCGTgtgaaaataaagtttattattattataattgtgcAGGTCTTGTGATTCCCGAAAGTCCTCACGGTCAATTGATGAAGTAAGCTTATGATTTTCAATGATTAGCCAGCTTTTAAAACAGCAATAGAATGCTTACTGGCTGTTGATTCACACAGTTTTAATGGTCTGTGTTTGTTGTATAAtttgagggtctcaatggggttaaccgttagACGTAAAACGGCCAAAAATTTAGCCGTTAGGCgtaaaaatgagagaattttagccgttagccgtaaaaaaaaattaaaaaaattaaccgtaAAAAAAATCTAACCACAACCGTGAAGGCCTCAAGATCTTTTTATGAGTCTGATGTGTTATGCGTTTTTGTGTTCTGGCAGCGAGAAAAGCCGATCGAAACCGGAAATGTCGGAAGTGTCTACACAATTTATGTCATGGCGCGAGTTGACAGACGTTTTGACAGCTCGCGACCTTCCTTTACGACCTTCATGCCGAAAGGCCAGACTGGTTGCGATGGCTGTAGTGAAAGCAATATTAAGTTTTTATCGCAGTGGGTAAGAAAAGCCTGTAGAACGATACAAGACCAGAGTAAAAGTCACGGAAGAACACAAATTACTTTCTTCATTCAGAAAAAATGTTATCGAGTTTCTTTGGATAAACGAGCAAGCACAAAAATTCGGCTTGGGTTCCTATGAATTAAAATTATGGCGCCTGGTGAAAAGCAATGGCAAAACGGCGGAGAATTTGGGCATAACCACACAACAGCAGCTGGATCTGGAATTGCCTTTCTTGCTAGGCTCAGAGGGGGAAAGCGAGCTCAACGGTAAGAAGTCCGtaatttgaataaaaaggaCTATATTTAAGATGGTATTTAGAGATTGCTGCTGGCAGGCACATGGTCATACTTACGTAATCGCCAGTCAAGAACTGACTGGGCTCTGTAGTTTTCTAATTTCTGTATTGAATTCTGTGAAAAGCCTTGTCTTACAACAATTTTAATGCGCTAAGTTATTAGGTGCTGCAAAATACCGAtgaaatacaaggtaaacaAAACGTCCAGGAAATCGATGCAGCAAAATGTGCCGGTGTAATTTTAAACGCTCAGTGCCCGATCAAAGAACAATAGCGATAGGCGCCGTGAATGCAAGCTGACACAATTTTTATTGACCAGGATGAAAAACGCGGGTCACCTTTAATAACTCATACAATTTAGACAATAATTCAATAATCTTTTTCCAGTTCATGTGGTACAGTCTGTCATTCAATGGGGGAAGAACCCTGTCGTGGTGATAAAACAACAAGATGACCATGTCAAGTCTGTCAAAAAAAGCAAACCTCAAAACGCAAAGGATGGATCAACTAAAAGGAAATCACGACAAGACGCAAAAGATGACAGACTTCTTATAAAGAAACTTAAAGAAGATGATGCAATGGCTGTCCGAAGCGATCGTCAACAGAGTGAGCTACGTGCGCTAAATGCAGGTACAATATCTTAAAATTATAACAATATTAAAGCCCGTTTTTACAAAAATGTCTTACAGCTAAATGTAAAAAGGCATATCGCAGTTATGTACGTATGATTTTACGAAAAAGGCCATATACGGCTCcttctatattttttttatgatttgttTCAGAGCTTGGGAAACTTAAAGGTTCGACAGCCATCAATGAGGCAAAACTCAAATGCGGTCTTTGCTGCAAGTCGTACTCCGTCCCACTTGATAGAAAGACGGCAGGAAAAGtatcatttttcaaaacaagtaaGTATTTTCGTGATAACACAACATGACACAACAACAGGCTGGTATGTGCGCTTTGCTAATTAAGTCTTTTAAGTTACCTTAAGAActtaaattgtaaatttaaaaacgtCCTTTAATAAGTTTATAGTGTCAGAATTTCCATATGTGATCGGAATAGGTAACACCCTGCACGGTATCCCATCCAGCCATCCTGTAAAactgcgttttttttttgttatagcccacttcAATGAATGTCAAAAAAAGAGAGCCGGAGTAAAGGGAGTTAGGACGTTAGAGAACTTCTTTGCCAAAGCAGCTGCACAACGTTTACCTGAACCTACAAGCTCTATTCTGCCCGTATCGAATGAAGATGAACAGGATCAATTTGACGGCGCGCACGCAATTGTTTCTGAGAAGTAATACTGCTTTCCTATGAATTTTGTTACTGTTTACGTTAGTTTATGTCACAGtcgtttgtttattttctgGATGTGATTGGTTATTGCTACACAAGAGCGAATAAGACTTGGACAGTTTCTTATTTTTGCTAGACGACCTATTACGGACTATTACATCGGGTAATATTGAATTAGATGTAGAAATGTCTAGGAAATAACAGTTAATAAACATCAATTTACCTGATGTCGTAAAGAGTTCAGTGTGTGTTCTTTTATAAAGTGCTACGAGCTAAGTTAATTGATCATGAAGATTAACGACTTGATCAATCGTAACAAATTAGTTTCACGACGTAGCAGATGACCACTAGGATAGATTGACAAGAAACTACTTACAATAAATTTGGAGGACCTAGTCGACCTAGTGTTTTTCATTTACAGTGAAAGCGATGACTTTGATATTGGTAGTCCATCAGCTACGGCATTCCCAGCTGACTTGGAAGAAGGAGACTGCGGTGAAGAAAAAATAGAATGCGGGTCTTTTGAGTCCGAAAGCGACAAAAGCGACGTCCCTACCTCGAATGACGAAGACGACACGGAGGATCTTACAGCTGATGATCTGATATCCTGCACTGTGTAAGATTTACCAATGAACTTTGGTGCTTTTCTTACGGCCACATTAGATGAATGCATCTTCATCCAAAGGGGTCCATTTTTACAAAGGTAAAATTTTATTCAactgatttttgttttattggGCTCCACAGATGCGTAGAGAGAGCTCATCCATTGGCCGAGAAACTAAATAAACTAatcaaagaaggaaagattccCGAGGAATGCCTGTTTTACAAGTATCTTAATGACACGACATCATTTGCCATGATTGACTCAAGCAAAGCGTCAGATTTCCATTGGGATCATGAAGTCTGTGAGTTTTTTGAAACTGTTAAGTACCTAGGTGGTCAAAGAACGAGGAATTTTCTTCGAGGCCCAGGATTTCATGGAACTGGACGTGGGGGAAAAAAACAGTTTACGACCTTTGCAGATTTCAATCTCTGTGGTCCATCCCATAATGTTTCCAATCTCTGTAAGGCAGGCTATACAACAGATAGTGGGATAATTAAGCCCCATTTGCAATCTTTTCATGTGTTTTCTAGCCATCCAAAAGCTGATATTAATTACTTAGTGAGCAGTGATCAAGTACAGGTTATAGGTGTCTCACTTACTATGGACGGGACAGCCCTTAAGCCAGGACTAGAATTCGATACCAGGCAGAAAAGGATAATCGGGCTTACCTACAAAGTTGACTGGAATTATGTCTGCGACAACCCTGTTCCTAAACCTGAAGAAATAAAAGCGAATCTGATTACGAGTGCCGAAGTTACCTTTATGACGTCCGTCGACAATAGCTCCACGATGCCAGTTGGTGTTCATTACCATCCAAAGTCAGTATCTGGACAGGACATTCTATCACAAATGCTTGGGATGGCAAAAACTGTACAGGCCTGTGATCGATGCTTGAATAAACAGCCTGCGAAGAACCACATTGTTACACATAATACTTTGCTGTGCAACAGTACTAAATGTGACAGATGTCTTCAAATGAAAGCTGTGTGTCAAGAATGCCAACGGAAGGGTCATTTATCTTATCTACCTGCACTCAGAAGCTGCGAATCCTGCCTAGAGGAGTCGGTGCAATGTCGAAAAGTTGCAGTCCTGGCTGTTGTTACAGACTGTGAAGAGTGCAATAAGCAGGCCCTTCTAGAAATCCAAAAGATGTTTGCAAACAACACAATGCTCCCGGAACTTCTCCTGCTTACGCCACTTCCTGACGTTGTTCACATCAGCAAAAGTCTCAAATGCAGCTGGTCGAACTGGTTCATAGATCTGAATGGACAAATGTCTAATCTAGTATTAATCCGCACATTAAGAGACTCGACAGATTGGGATGTCCGCAAACCGCTAGGAAAAATGCTCACCTTGGAATGCGTACGAAATAAAGATAGGATGGCAGTGGAACCAATAGTGCGACTTTCCAGGCCTGAGGTGATAGAAGTGTTGAGTAAGGTGTCGCTTGTGGTACACACTCTGGTTCCGGAAAAGTATAGATTTTGGGCCTCGAATCAAAAAGGGGTTTGTTGCCAGCCTGTTGCCATCTGCCCGGGACCTCTTGGTAGTGTTTTGGCCCTGGATTACGACTTTGACACCTCTTGCTCTCGCCTGCTCAAAATAAGGCTTCACCAACCAGCTGATGTAGCAGAACTGCAGAATGGGCTTAAAGATTCGAGAGATCTATGTTTCAGCAGAGGTGTAGCCTATATAGCAGAGCGCGGTAATGCGTGCATAAGATTTGAAGACCTCAACGGAAAGGTTAGGCTAAACCCCAACTCTCTACGCTCACGTGCTGATTTGGAGAGAACGCTAACTGACTATGATCTGTCAATCGAGGGAACCGTCCCTACTCTACGAAATCGTCTTTCTCAGCACTTGTTGCAGCTAGAAGCCAGAGTGACGAAGAACATGTTGCAAACTGATGTGCCGCTTTCGATGCCTGCAGCTGTGTGTGTGGCCAGCAACGACTTGTTACTGTGTGCTGATGATGGTCACCGAGTTGTTTATCAGATTCAGCTGGAACGGAATGGGGTTACAATAAACGGAAAATTACGGAAACTAATAGGCTATCCAGAGGGCATTCATCGCTTGGAGTCGCTTACACTGTCTGATTCTTCAGTTGTGTACTTCGCTGCGGCAAAAAGTCCCCATTGTAACGGTGGCCTGTACTGTTTTGACATCGAATCCAGCGAGGTAACAAATGTGCTTGGAAACATGACTGACAACTGCTGAGAGATCAAGAAAGTAGCAAGATTCAAGGAAACACTAGTTTTTACAGATGTTGGGGGTCGACAAGTAAAGCGGTACAATCCAACGACCAAAGAAGTCGAAACTCTTGCTGGAGATGGTTGCGAAGGAGCGCAAGACGGGACTGAAAAAAGCTGCAGCTTTGTTCAAGTGCACGGCGTATGCAGTGTTTCAGATTCAGTTTTTACAACGGATGCCGCGGCAGGGAAAATCAAACTTTTGACGGGTTTGTCAGGAACAACTGACTTTTTAAAACACCTTGGCATTCTTTATGACACATTTGGTATTACTTGCAAAGCTGCTACCTCTCAGCCAATTACGCCAGAGCAGGTCATTCAGAATCTGAACACAGTAGATGGGTACATCAAAGCTACAGTCATGAATGTCAAGGAAACCAACAACCTCAAGGAGAACTCAACAACGAACGGTCCTCAAGGAACAGTGTCCCAGAAAACACAAACCTCTATTGAGCTTCTACTGAATGGTGTGAAGAGCCTTGTGAGCAAAGTAACAGTTGTTAATCCAAGCTACAAAGATACTATCGACTGGAAAACATTACTAACCACAATAGTAGAGAATTTACACGCCGTTTCGCATTTTAAACATGAGACATTTGATGTTCTTCAATATGCCACAGACTTTGGCACCATATCAAAGGAGTCGTTGAAGCGAATTACGAAGCGGGGGGCGAAATACTTCACGCATCCATCTTCATACTACCCAGTGCCACAGACTGGGATGGCATTCAAGGACATACAGTACATGACACCACTTCCTCCTGACGAGCTTTCAAAAAGAGAGGAAGAGACAATGAAAGATTGGGTGGAGAACTACCGTCCTGTTCGTCAGAGAACCGTGAGGAGTGAGACAACAAAAGATAAAGCAGGAGCTCTTCCCCCCGCAGTATATTCCAATTCAAATACTGATGTCACTACAAGGGTCTCCTTTCAAGCTGACCAAGTTGAAGAAACGCCCGCTGTCTCCTCTGATATGCCCTCTGCTGTCACCGATGTGCCTGTGTTGAACTTTGTAAGCAATGCTACTGTACCACAGCGAACGTTCGCGTCAACTGCAGATTATAACCAGGTGGAGGAGTACGAGAGCGATTCCGATGACAGTGACAATGATGTCCATATTGATTCCGAAGAACTGGTCATTGGAAAGCCAGTGATGACAAGATCTGGGAGACAAGTCAGGGTCTGGACAAGGTTTGACGTTTAGAGTAAGACGCGCACAAAATGGTAAGCCAGGCCATACAAAACTGTTAATTAAAGCCTTGTTATTCATATAGAATTGTCCAAAGACTTTCAGTATGTTctaaaacaatggaaattattgttaaacttCTTAAAACATTAGCAATTAGCTTTCACAAGTCAAGTTAACcgtaatagaaaaaaattaaccgttagccgtaaaaaagccaaaattttaaCCGTTAACCGTAAAAGCCActaccccattgagaccctctaaTTTGTGAAACACAAATCTTCCAACATACTGTTAACCTGCCATTTCTCAAAGTCCTTGACAGGAACAACAGACTTCTCTTTACTACACACTAGCATAATATCGGCTAATTAAGTTGATAACAGTGTGGCAGCATTCCTAGACAGTCCTGTGAAGTATtttgttgaagtattttgttccTTACACTTCATTGGGGAAAAAGGGAATGCCGAGAGCGCCTTGTTTCACAGTGGATCCACAAAGCTTGGCAAGAGATACCCACTCTTTAAGTAGCATTATTTCGAATTGACGTCACGGTTTCAGCGCGCAGGACATGATGGGATTGAAATGCGGACAAACTTGCTTTGTCTTCCTGTTGTCGTTCTCATATTCATATATTTAGTAACTTTTAATTGATATATCGTTGAGCCTAAAAGAATAGAAATGGATGAAGTTGTCTTGACAGAAAAAGACGTACCAGGAGCTTATTTGTCCAAAGATCCCTCTGAATATACCGTTCCGATGTTGAAGAGATGGCTCGAGTGCCATGGCCAGAAAAAGACCGGAAACTTGTCGGCGTTGGTGGAAAGAATTCGTGGCTGCATTGCACTTAAATTGAAAGTAGATCCGAGAGTGGATGGCGGTAAATGGTACGCGCTCAAGAAGAAAGGAGGCAGTCTAAGCACAGCGTCTTCCACAACGAAAGCTTCGTCGTCTTCGGATACTAAACCGAGTGATGATTGGACTGTGTTTCCTTCGGTTGATATTCCCGAAATGTTCAACTATGGACATGCTTATTACCACTTGATCGAGTCAGTTGCAAACTTTGGCCTGAATGAGAGTGGCAGAGACAGTACAGACAACTCGGACGGTTATAGTGGATATACAACGACCGAAAAGCCCCTGCGAAAAGCAAGAAAGTTGATAGCGAGTGAGTATGTTGTGGATATtcaagacaacaaaaatgagtaGCACTATTTCATACGGGCACACGTGCACCACTCGAAGAAGAATGAGTACCCACTCAATGTATCCGTGGTACTGAGTAAGGCAAGTGGTTTTGTTGTAAAAGCCAGTTGAGACTGCAAATCAAGGGCTTTGACCCGATGTGCACATGTTGCAGCGGTACTCCTTACGCTTGTCGACTACACAGATAAGCACGGGCATCGTGTAACCGAACAATCAACCTCAAAGGCTTGCGTTTGGAATCGTGGCAAAAAGAGAGCAAAAAATCCGAATGCTGTCCATGAAACCAATTATAAATCTAGGAAAGTTATGGATGGAACGGTTTACAACTGGGATCCCAGACCAAAAGAACTTAGGAGAGAAGTTACTAGTCAAGAAATCAACAAATTTATAATTGATCTTCAGAGTGCCAGTGTTGCCATAGATGAAGGAGAATCCATATGGGAGACCTCACCAAGGATTTCTTACGAAGATTATGAACTTACCAACGACAGGAGAAGTCAATTACAGGATCAAGTAAATCTTCTTGAAGAAAATCTTTCCCCTCCAAGCACTACAGCTGGAAGAGTTAGTGCTGTTGAAATACCTGGAACCTCTGACCAGAGCAACTCTCCTACTTGGTTCAGAGAAAGGCAGTACCGGCTTACTGCCTCCAATTGCAAGGGAGCCTGCTTACTTGGTGATCAAGTGTTAAGTGATCAAGGAAAAGAATCGAGAGATTTACTGTGGAAATGTTTTCACTGGATCTCAAAAAACCTATGGTTCTCAAAAACTGTTCGGACCAGTGACATGAAGTATGGTATCTCAGAGGAGCCTAAGGCTAGGGAGGCATATACTAAGGTAACAGGCAACAGAGTTAAAATAACTGGACTCTGGgtgaataaaaaattttcatttcttgcTGCCAGCCCAGATGGCTTAGCAacagaaaagaatggaaaaactGTCCTCCTAGAAATAAAGTGTTTGAAACTGCTAAGGGAGATGTCAGTCACTGACCTTGTGCAGCAGTGCAGCAGTGGAGACATTGCAAGTGATATTCTAAATTGTCAGTGCTTTAAGATCACTGATGGCAAGTTAATTCTTCGAGAAAGTTATGTATACTATTATCAAGTCCAGCTGCTGTTGCTTGTGACTGATTTGGACTTTTGTGATTTTGTCTTACACTCACCAAAAGGCCCGCCATCTGTGCAAAGAATCCCAAGAGATGAAAACTTGATGAATAGGCTAAAGAACAGTCTATCAGCATTCTGGCACAAAGTTCTAGCCCCAGAAATATTTGAGATGCGAGTACCTCGTAACCGTTATCCATTTCTTTTGtagattttgttttttgctttattttagtCATATCAACACATTCTCACATGCTTGTGACTGAGTGTACAATAAATAGAAACTTTCAAAATACAGTATTTAAAATTCAACTTGGCTGATAGAGGCATAAAGGTAGCAAGGaccaattttggttttgttaaACATTCATATTTCAATGGTTATAGGCACTTCCATCATGCAGGACATCTTTGTGGAGATGCACATTCAGTTAATTAAGTAAAAATTGTTGAGAACTGAAACAAATAGCATTGACGTATTTTCACCATTCCAATAATGCACCTTGTTTACCCCCTCGAAATTTTACATAcctattgttttttatttatcttgGGATGATTATAAATCCCTagagaaatcgaaaaaaatgCTTATGCAAAAATTTAGGGGTAAACGAGGTGTATTATGTGAACGTCAAAATAGCCAATACCAGATTAATTAATTGACTAACTTACCTAGGTTTATCCCACTCAATATAACCCACAAAGAAGTTCAGAAATACACGATAACTCATTTACATAGGCTGGCCTGAAAATTTACCAGACAACAGCAAACATAAACCATTTGGAAAGCAAGGTGCCCAACACTGAGAGGAATAACTTTGCCAATAAGTCTGAATTTCTTCAGTCTTTCATTAAACCGTTCCACATGAATTCTTGCTTTTGCAATTCTCCTCGTGGACATATCTTCTTCTGCAGTGAGGCTGTCCCTTTTACCAAGAAAAGCAGGAATTTTAATTGCTGCTTGGCGTGACAGGAGTAGGTCTTGCACTGTAAAGCCCTTGTCCACAAGTAACACATCACCTGGCTCAATGTGGTTTAAAATTCCACATCTCTCAAAAATGTCAACATCACTGACACTGCCCTCATAGAGGTCTGATACAAAGCAGGCGGCACCTCTTGGAGTGACAGCAATTAGTGCCTTAAGTGTGGTGTGATGTTTGTAAGAAGAGTAAGTATTGCCTTGCCGGCCATAGTCTCTTGGAGTCTGGCAAAAGAATTCTGTGCAATCTACAGAACATCTAATGTTTTTAAAACTCCGAAAAACTTTAGGCAAAGATTGTTTCAACACGCTTTTAGAGGGAAACATAACATTTTTCATGCCCTTGAAATGTAAAAACATAAACTGAATCCAGGTGATAAAAATTCTGCTGACTGAACACTCAGAAACCTCAAACAAATGTGCAATTGTTGTTAGTGAAAATCCTCTCCTGAGCCTGAGTAGAGTTACATACATTTCTTCTTTCGGTGTGAATCGTCGAGTTGGTCCAGTCTTTTCTGTATTTCGCTGATTGGGTTCTTTTGCATTGTCTCTCCCTTTTGAGTCCCAGTACTTTAAATGATACTTGGCAGGGCCAAGAGACGtaaacaacatttcaaactgTTCGGGAAAAAGCCCTGtgaaaaattttgttatttgtctGTTTTTCAGAACAACATTAGGATGTAACATGTTAACCCGATTTGAAATGCAATCGTCGCTCTCCTGAACAACGGTTTGATTTCttaaaatcatagtttctacTTTGGCTCCAAGAACATACTGTTCGTATTGCGTTTGCGTGCCTCTGTCACAACAGTTTTTAAAACTCCTTTGTTGCTCGTCTGGTTCTGGTGGACTTATTGGACTGGTTTCACACGCACTCGTAATTTCTTTCACCTGATTTCCACCAGGCCCCTCAGGCTGATTGTCGTCGATAGGAagtattattttcttctttttgcaagGGAATTAGTGTCGCTTTAATGGCGCTTTTCTTTTACGATTTTGTTGCTTCTCAGATTCCTCTGGAGTTAGCGTTGCCAACATCGGTTCGGCATCCTTACCTTCTGGGCCTTTACCTCCAACAAAATGCAAGGAGCAAATATATGTATCTTTAGTAATTTGTTTGAGATTCTGGAAATCCTTGCGGCCACACAAATACTGCCAGCGTTTGGCCTTTTCAGTCTTGAGTTTTGCTTGGTTCTTTTCCCATTCTGTCATATTGTCCCGAATCCTTCCTGGCTTTGGAAAGCGAATAAAGTAAGTTTCCTTCGGCAGTCTCTCGGGATATCGCGAGTCCGAATTGCATTTTCCCCAACAACAGTGTTTTGTTGCGTCCCTTTTTGCCATTCTTCAAAAACAACTAACAATAAGCTTATTATATATACAATGTAGAAGCAAGTAACTTACAGCGAAGCGAAACACTTGAATCGAAAATGTTTGTCCACATTTCGATCCCATGACGCATCGCGATACTACCTCATAATCTATTTTTATCATTCGGGAAAAATGCTGTTGCCAACACCTTCAATGACTCACAACTACTGTTCTTTTCTTGTGTTGTTTAACTGCAAGCTCTGTCCCAATTGCATTGAATTCCATGAAAGGTTACCCCCAATAATTTAAGTTCACCCTTTCTTTCAATAATGGAGGGGTTTTCTAGTGTTTCCTCTCGTTACTTTTCATGCTTTATTTAGGTTCAATTTTATTAGGTTTAATAACTGCACCTTAACAATCTCACCACTATTTTTTCTCGCATTGAACACTCAGTGAGCAAGCAAGAAAGTGATCCATCCATCTTAGATTCTAAGTTCAAGAACACCAATCAAAAAAAGTGAGTGAACTCAAGTAAAGTTTGAACTGGTGAAAAGTCAAATAGTAAAACGCAGCAAAAAAAGGGTTTAAATGCCTTCTTCAGCAAAGCAcgacctagtctccttcgcagctcTCTACTGGCACATCACAAAGTGCTTCCCCAAAGAGATGGCTGCTCACATCCATTTCCCActgtgtttgtgttttgtttgcaGTCTGTTGAAGAAACCAATCACCAACCAGCACAAAGTGAATGATGTAGAATAAGTTTGACCCCAATAAGAGATTCATGGTGAAAGATGGGAGTGACAacatttgatggacacagaaagAGAGGCCCAAAAGCATCATACCATTTAGTCAATTGGCCAAAGTAAATGAACACTGAAAGGCCGCAAAGCCAAAAACAGTAATGAAAagaattacaataatttataatatttatGGCCTAGAACAGCCGTTTTGGATAGACCTGATAAGTTTGGGTATGTGTTGCATGAGAGCAACACATAACAAGTGGACTTTGTCTTAGTGGGAAACCAGATAATGACTTCATGACTGTTTGTAATGAGCTTggattatattatattatattatatttaacaattattcgccaaaggcgaagtgaatattggtgaatattccccgagacgaagtcgaggggaatattcaccaatattcacgagcctgaggcgaataattgttttagtataattactcaggtgattatagaaatattttaccacaatttgccattaTTGATAAGActtcataccacgctgctcgcatcaacgtgtcacgcaatgcctttttaaactcgcgctctgaagaaaaaatacattttctt
The nucleotide sequence above comes from Acropora muricata isolate sample 2 chromosome 12, ASM3666990v1, whole genome shotgun sequence. Encoded proteins:
- the LOC136893422 gene encoding uncharacterized protein, which gives rise to MNVKETNNLKENSTTNGPQGTVSQKTQTSIELLLNGVKSLVSKVTVVNPSYKDTIDWKTLLTTIVENLHAVSHFKHETFDVLQYATDFGTISKESLKRITKRGAKYFTHPSSYYPVPQTGMAFKDIQYMTPLPPDELSKREEETMKDWVENYRPVRQRTVRSETTKDKAGALPPAVYSNSNTDVTTRVSFQADQVEETPAVSSDMPSAVTDVPVLNFVSNATVPQRTFASTADYNQVEEYESDSDDSDNDVHIDSEELVIGKPVMTRSGRQVRVWTRFDV
- the LOC136893861 gene encoding uncharacterized protein; its protein translation is MLHPNVVLKNRQITKFFTGLFPEQFEMLFTSLGPAKYHLKYWDSKGRDNAKEPNQRNTEKTGPTRRFTPKEEMYVTLLRLRRGFSLTTIAHLFEVSECSVSRIFITWIQFMFLHFKGMKNVMFPSKSVLKQSLPKVFRSFKNIRCSVDCTEFFCQTPRDYGRQGNTYSSYKHHTTLKALIAVTPRGAACFVSDLYEGSVSDVDIFERCGILNHIEPGDVLLVDKGFTVQDLLLSRQAAIKIPAFLGKRDSLTAEEDMSTRRIAKARIHVERFNERLKKFRLIGKVIPLSVGHLAFQMVYVCCCLVNFQASLCK
- the LOC136893863 gene encoding uncharacterized protein, translated to MAKRDATKHCCWGKCNSDSRYPERLPKETYFIRFPKPGRIRDNMTEWEKNQAKLKTEKAKRWQYLCGRKDFQNLKQITKDTYICSLHFVGGKGPEGKDAEPMLATLTPEESEKQQNRKRKAPLKRH